Proteins found in one Micromonospora sp. WMMD1082 genomic segment:
- a CDS encoding ABC transporter permease subunit produces MVAARVRAVVGALAAAAVAVGLWEGYKVVGDPDGTVVFGTRLLPRADDAAMPHVLDVLRRFAEPELTGGRPVGLVVADACLFTFGIVAVGFLAGTLFGLVLAVLMQRLRVLERGLLPYVILSQTVPLVALAPVVAGWGGALSFGPYPWQPWMSVATIAAYLAFFPVAVGMLRGLQSPPPIAVELMRSYAASWWRTLVKLRVPAALPYLFPALRLAGAAAVVGAVVGEISTGTPGGIGRLVIEYSREATTDPAKVYTAMTGAALLGLAVAGTVSLLERLLHGRRVTA; encoded by the coding sequence ATGGTCGCCGCCCGGGTCCGGGCGGTCGTCGGCGCCCTGGCCGCGGCCGCCGTCGCCGTCGGGCTCTGGGAGGGCTACAAGGTCGTCGGTGACCCGGACGGCACCGTCGTGTTCGGCACCCGGCTGCTGCCCCGGGCCGACGACGCGGCGATGCCGCACGTGCTCGACGTGCTGCGCCGCTTCGCCGAACCGGAGCTGACCGGCGGCCGACCGGTCGGCCTCGTCGTCGCCGACGCCTGCCTCTTCACGTTCGGCATCGTGGCGGTCGGGTTCCTGGCCGGCACCCTCTTCGGCCTCGTCCTCGCCGTGCTGATGCAACGGCTGCGGGTGCTGGAGCGGGGGCTGCTGCCGTACGTGATCCTGTCGCAGACCGTGCCGCTGGTCGCGCTCGCGCCGGTCGTCGCCGGCTGGGGCGGCGCGCTCAGCTTCGGACCGTACCCGTGGCAGCCGTGGATGTCGGTCGCGACCATCGCCGCCTACCTGGCCTTCTTCCCCGTCGCCGTCGGGATGCTGCGCGGCCTGCAGTCCCCGCCACCGATCGCGGTCGAGCTGATGCGCAGCTACGCCGCCAGCTGGTGGCGCACCCTGGTGAAGCTCCGGGTGCCGGCGGCCCTGCCGTACCTCTTCCCGGCGCTGCGGCTGGCCGGCGCGGCGGCGGTGGTCGGTGCCGTGGTGGGCGAGATCTCCACCGGCACGCCCGGCGGCATCGGCCGGCTGGTCATCGAGTACTCCCGGGAGGCGACCACGGACCCGGCCAAGGTCTACACGGCGATGACCGGCGCGGCGCTGCTCGGCCTGGCCGTCGCCGGCACGGTCAGTCTGCTGGAGCGGCTCCTGCACGGGCGAAGGGTGACGGCGTGA
- a CDS encoding MIP/aquaporin family protein, whose product MTPDPHRAVLRRASAELVGTGLLVTAVVGSGIAASRLSPTDVGLQLLENSIATAFALGALILIFGPVSGAHLNPVVSVADWWLGRRAGTGLPARDLAAYLNAQILGAIGGTVLAHLMFGLPAVTISTRHRDGGGLWLAEVVATGGLLLLIAALTHTHRQAVAPAAVGAWIGAAYWFTASTAFANPAVTIGRMFTDTFAGITPTSALGFVTAQLAATALALTAISWWYPTQPRTAASVEWTPARPEGAPARIHQIRPEST is encoded by the coding sequence GTGACACCCGACCCGCACCGAGCGGTGCTGCGCCGGGCGTCAGCGGAACTCGTCGGCACCGGCCTGCTCGTCACCGCCGTGGTCGGCTCCGGCATCGCCGCGAGCCGCCTCTCGCCGACTGACGTGGGTCTGCAACTGCTGGAGAACAGCATCGCCACCGCGTTCGCCCTCGGCGCGTTGATCCTCATCTTCGGACCGGTCTCCGGTGCCCACCTCAACCCCGTCGTGTCGGTCGCCGACTGGTGGCTCGGCCGCCGCGCCGGCACCGGCCTGCCAGCCCGCGACCTGGCCGCCTACCTGAACGCGCAGATCCTCGGCGCGATCGGCGGCACGGTGCTGGCTCACCTGATGTTCGGGCTGCCCGCCGTCACCATCTCCACCCGCCACCGTGACGGCGGCGGGCTGTGGCTGGCCGAGGTCGTCGCGACCGGTGGCCTGCTCCTGCTGATCGCCGCACTCACCCACACCCACCGCCAGGCGGTCGCACCGGCTGCGGTCGGGGCGTGGATCGGGGCCGCGTACTGGTTCACCGCCTCCACCGCGTTCGCCAACCCCGCGGTCACCATCGGCCGGATGTTCACCGACACCTTCGCCGGTATCACCCCCACCTCCGCGCTCGGGTTCGTCACCGCCCAACTCGCCGCCACCGCCCTCGCGCTGACCGCGATCAGCTGGTGGTACCCGACCCAGCCCCGCACCGCCGCATCGGTCGAATGGACACCGGCCCGCCCGGAAGGGGCGCCGGCCCGAATCCACCAGATCAGACCTGAATCCACCTGA
- a CDS encoding aspartate aminotransferase family protein: MTDTDRAYADDRAHVFHSWSAQAALKPAVITAAEGSSFTDDAGNSYLDFSSQLVYLNMGHGHPRIVAAIQEQAAKLCTVAPTFANDARSEAARLITELAPDGLNHVFFTNGGAEANEHAVRMARLTTGRHKVLATYRSYHGATNGAIALTGDPRRWASEPAIPGVVHFFGPYAYRSAFHAGDETTEGERALRHLAEVITLEGPQTIAAIVLETVVGTNGILVPPDGYLAGVRELCDRHGIMLIFDEVMSGFGRCGEWFAFDRWRVAPDLITFAKGVNSGYVPLGGVVVGDRVYETFAARAYPGGLTYSGHPLACAAAVATIGAMRDEGIIERVRELGEKVVGPRLAELADRHPSVGEVRGLGLFWAIELVRDPGSREMLVPYNAAGADAAPMAEIVTACKAGGVWPFTHFNRVHVVPPLVISTDDLLRGIDVIDDALDIADRLVSTDG; this comes from the coding sequence ATGACCGACACCGACCGCGCGTACGCCGACGACCGGGCCCACGTCTTCCACTCCTGGTCGGCGCAGGCCGCCCTCAAGCCGGCTGTGATCACCGCAGCTGAGGGCAGTTCCTTCACCGACGACGCCGGCAACAGCTACCTGGACTTCAGCTCCCAGCTGGTCTACCTGAACATGGGGCACGGCCACCCCAGGATCGTCGCCGCCATCCAGGAGCAGGCGGCCAAGCTCTGCACCGTCGCGCCGACCTTCGCCAACGACGCCCGCAGTGAGGCGGCCCGCCTCATCACCGAACTGGCGCCGGACGGCCTGAACCACGTCTTCTTCACCAACGGCGGCGCGGAGGCCAACGAGCACGCCGTCCGAATGGCCCGGCTGACCACGGGCCGGCACAAGGTCCTGGCCACCTACCGGTCCTACCACGGGGCGACCAACGGCGCGATCGCGCTCACCGGCGATCCGCGCCGCTGGGCCAGCGAACCCGCCATTCCCGGTGTCGTGCACTTCTTCGGCCCGTACGCCTACCGGTCCGCCTTCCACGCCGGCGACGAGACCACCGAGGGCGAACGCGCCCTGCGGCACCTGGCGGAGGTCATCACCCTGGAGGGGCCGCAGACGATCGCCGCGATCGTGCTGGAGACCGTCGTCGGCACCAACGGCATCCTGGTACCGCCGGACGGCTACCTCGCCGGTGTGCGGGAACTCTGCGACCGGCACGGGATCATGCTGATCTTCGACGAGGTGATGAGCGGGTTCGGGCGGTGCGGCGAGTGGTTCGCCTTCGACCGGTGGCGGGTCGCTCCGGATCTGATCACCTTCGCCAAGGGGGTCAACTCCGGCTACGTGCCCCTCGGCGGCGTCGTGGTCGGCGACCGGGTGTACGAGACCTTCGCCGCGCGGGCGTACCCCGGCGGGCTCACCTACTCGGGGCACCCGCTGGCCTGCGCCGCCGCCGTGGCGACCATCGGCGCGATGCGCGACGAGGGGATCATCGAGCGGGTCCGCGAGCTGGGCGAGAAGGTGGTCGGTCCCCGCCTGGCGGAGCTGGCCGACCGGCACCCCTCGGTCGGCGAGGTGCGCGGGCTCGGCCTGTTCTGGGCGATCGAGCTGGTCCGCGACCCCGGGAGTCGGGAGATGCTGGTGCCGTACAACGCCGCCGGCGCGGACGCCGCCCCGATGGCCGAGATCGTGACGGCCTGCAAGGCGGGCGGGGTCTGGCCCTTCACGCACTTCAACCGGGTGCACGTGGTGCCGCCGCTGGTCATCTCCACCGACGACCTGCTCCGGGGCATCGACGTCATCGACGACGCCCTCGACATCGCCGACCGGCTGGTCAGCACCGACGGCTGA
- a CDS encoding metalloregulator ArsR/SmtB family transcription factor, which translates to MVTEALTAETAAGLARGFKALGDPVRLRLLSLIAARAGGEVCVCELTDAFTLTGPTISHHLKVLREAGLIDCQRRGTWVYYWILPARLAALSQLLDVSTAPSTAGATG; encoded by the coding sequence ATGGTCACCGAGGCACTGACCGCCGAGACCGCCGCCGGCCTGGCGCGAGGGTTCAAGGCCCTCGGTGATCCGGTGCGGCTACGGCTGCTGTCGCTGATCGCCGCGCGGGCCGGCGGCGAGGTGTGCGTGTGCGAGTTGACCGACGCGTTCACCCTGACCGGGCCGACGATCTCCCACCACCTCAAGGTGTTGCGGGAGGCCGGGCTGATCGACTGCCAGCGCCGCGGCACCTGGGTCTACTACTGGATCCTCCCGGCCCGGCTCGCCGCCCTGTCCCAGCTCCTCGACGTCTCCACCGCCCCTTCCACGGCCGGGGCGACCGGGTGA
- a CDS encoding TIGR03842 family LLM class F420-dependent oxidoreductase, translated as MDVGVVFQLDPPAESVIRLAEEAERAGFSHVWSFDSHLLWQEPFVIYSQILARTEKIIVGPMVTNPGTRDWTVTASLFATLNEMYGNRTICGIGRGDSALRTLGAAPTNLAQLRECVHVVRELANGRSVTYRDRELRFPWVDRSALEVWVAAYGPKALALTGEVADGFILQLADPDIAAWMINAVRTAAERAGRDPAAIKFCVAAPAYVGDDLAHQREQTRWFGGMVGNHVADIVSRYGASGAVPAVLTDYIAGRQGYDYAEHGRAGNAHTGFVSDDIVDRFCVLGPAEEHVRRLTELRKLGVDQFAVYLQHDGKEDTLAAYGEHVIPTINALPG; from the coding sequence ATGGACGTCGGAGTGGTCTTCCAGCTGGACCCGCCCGCGGAGTCGGTGATCCGCCTCGCCGAGGAGGCCGAGCGGGCCGGTTTCAGCCACGTCTGGAGCTTCGATTCGCATCTGCTCTGGCAGGAACCGTTCGTGATCTACAGCCAGATCCTGGCCCGCACCGAGAAGATCATCGTGGGGCCGATGGTCACCAACCCGGGCACCCGGGACTGGACGGTCACCGCCTCGCTCTTCGCCACCCTCAACGAGATGTACGGCAACCGCACGATCTGCGGGATCGGGCGGGGCGACTCGGCGCTGCGCACCCTGGGCGCGGCGCCGACCAACCTCGCCCAGCTCCGCGAGTGCGTGCACGTGGTGCGGGAGCTGGCGAACGGCCGGTCGGTGACCTACCGGGACCGGGAGCTGCGGTTTCCCTGGGTGGACCGGAGCGCCCTGGAGGTCTGGGTCGCCGCGTACGGGCCGAAGGCGCTCGCCCTGACCGGCGAGGTGGCCGACGGGTTCATCCTGCAACTCGCCGACCCGGACATCGCCGCCTGGATGATCAACGCGGTCCGGACCGCGGCCGAGCGCGCCGGCCGCGACCCGGCCGCGATCAAGTTCTGCGTCGCCGCCCCCGCCTACGTCGGCGACGACCTCGCCCACCAGCGGGAACAGACCCGCTGGTTCGGTGGCATGGTCGGCAACCACGTGGCGGACATCGTCTCCCGCTACGGGGCGAGCGGGGCCGTGCCGGCGGTCCTCACCGACTACATCGCCGGGCGGCAGGGCTACGACTACGCCGAACACGGCCGGGCCGGCAACGCCCACACCGGCTTCGTCAGCGACGACATCGTGGACCGGTTCTGCGTCCTGGGCCCGGCGGAGGAGCACGTGCGCCGCCTCACCGAACTGCGCAAGCTCGGCGTCGACCAGTTCGCCGTCTACCTGCAACACGACGGCAAGGAGGACACCCTCGCCGCGTACGGTGAGCACGTCATCCCGACGATCAACGCGCTGCCGGGGTGA
- a CDS encoding ArsI/CadI family heavy metal resistance metalloenzyme, producing the protein MSRVQLALRVADLEGSVAFYSKLFDTEPTKRRPCYANFAIAEPPLKLVLIEGAPDRPTAIDHLGVEVFDGAEVTAATDRLTDAGLITLTENDTSCCYALQDKVWVCGPGDERWEVYVVKGDADQYGRSAQDQPGAGDDCTCGEATGQQPVAVSC; encoded by the coding sequence ATGTCCCGCGTCCAACTCGCCCTGCGCGTCGCCGACCTGGAGGGGTCGGTCGCGTTCTACTCGAAGCTGTTCGACACCGAGCCGACCAAGCGTCGGCCCTGCTACGCCAACTTCGCCATCGCCGAGCCGCCGCTGAAGCTGGTCCTGATCGAAGGCGCCCCGGACCGGCCCACCGCGATCGACCACCTCGGCGTCGAGGTGTTCGACGGCGCGGAGGTCACCGCCGCCACCGACCGGCTCACCGACGCCGGCCTGATCACCCTGACCGAGAACGACACCTCCTGCTGCTACGCCCTCCAGGACAAGGTGTGGGTCTGCGGGCCCGGCGACGAGCGATGGGAGGTGTACGTGGTGAAGGGCGACGCCGACCAGTACGGCAGGTCCGCGCAGGACCAGCCGGGTGCTGGCGACGACTGCACGTGTGGCGAGGCCACCGGCCAGCAGCCGGTCGCCGTCTCGTGTTGA
- a CDS encoding ABC transporter permease: MTAPPDLTAFRPRRNRASGPLALARAVLPPLVVGVGAVLLWEAVVVVGRIAPFVLPAPSAIWAQFLLNREVIVRVGLASGTNALVGLVVGAVLAIVAAMAASRFRLLAEMSLPVSATLNALPIIALAPILNNMFESTSSVPRRLVVAIVVFFPVFINTARGLREVNPIHRELMESYAVGGWTFTRLVRLPGALPFVFTGLRQASSLAVIAAVVSEYFGGLQDGLGSRITSAAANTAYPRAWAFVVGACLLGLVFYLVALVLERLATPWRSGGSTT; this comes from the coding sequence ATGACGGCCCCGCCCGACCTCACGGCGTTCCGGCCGCGCCGGAACCGGGCATCCGGTCCGCTGGCGCTCGCCCGCGCGGTGCTGCCACCGCTGGTCGTCGGGGTCGGGGCCGTCCTGCTCTGGGAGGCCGTCGTCGTGGTCGGCCGGATCGCACCCTTCGTGCTGCCGGCGCCGTCGGCGATCTGGGCACAGTTCCTGCTCAACCGGGAGGTGATCGTCCGGGTCGGCCTCGCCAGCGGCACCAACGCCCTGGTGGGCCTGGTCGTCGGTGCGGTGCTGGCGATCGTCGCCGCGATGGCGGCGAGCCGGTTCCGGCTGCTGGCGGAGATGTCGCTGCCGGTCTCGGCGACGCTCAACGCGCTGCCGATCATCGCGTTGGCGCCGATCCTCAACAACATGTTCGAATCCACCAGCAGTGTTCCCCGCCGGCTCGTGGTGGCGATCGTCGTCTTCTTCCCGGTCTTCATCAACACCGCGCGTGGCCTGCGGGAGGTCAACCCGATCCACCGCGAGCTGATGGAGAGCTACGCGGTCGGCGGGTGGACGTTCACCCGGCTCGTCCGGCTGCCGGGTGCGCTGCCCTTCGTCTTCACCGGACTGCGACAGGCGTCGTCCCTCGCCGTGATCGCGGCCGTGGTCTCGGAGTACTTCGGCGGGCTGCAGGACGGCCTCGGCTCCCGGATCACCTCGGCGGCGGCGAACACCGCGTACCCGAGGGCGTGGGCGTTCGTGGTCGGCGCCTGCCTGCTCGGTCTCGTCTTCTACCTCGTCGCGCTCGTGCTGGAACGGCTGGCAACACCGTGGCGCTCCGGCGGATCCACCACCTGA
- a CDS encoding DUF2470 domain-containing protein: protein MASATESPSTLADDRPSPDAVEARSAIATCTSLRLEVAGTAVDLIDTHAVLPDGTVVVGVDPMTPLGGLLVAARGTDGAVRLDVTHLVPVPVRARVRARVTVTGTVRRFDPAVLDSCDHDAVIALLRLPPVALWSIEPDGVRVERHGVAVDVPVATYHAARPDPVAAVEAAHLARLARHHPQLGHRFAALVDPELTATGARVVPVAVDADGLTLRAETAHRHHDVRLPFRVRVTDEAALDRELRRLLPGMAVTPDE, encoded by the coding sequence GTGGCATCCGCAACCGAATCACCGTCGACGCTCGCCGACGACCGGCCGTCACCCGACGCCGTCGAGGCCCGCTCCGCCATCGCGACCTGCACCTCGCTGCGGCTGGAGGTGGCCGGCACCGCCGTCGACCTGATCGACACGCACGCCGTCCTCCCCGACGGCACCGTCGTCGTCGGCGTCGACCCGATGACCCCGCTCGGTGGGCTGCTCGTCGCCGCCCGCGGAACCGATGGCGCGGTCCGGCTCGATGTCACGCACCTGGTGCCGGTGCCGGTGCGCGCGCGGGTACGGGCGCGGGTGACTGTGACCGGCACGGTCCGCCGGTTCGACCCGGCCGTCCTCGACTCCTGCGACCACGATGCCGTCATCGCCTTGCTTCGCCTGCCGCCGGTGGCTCTGTGGTCGATCGAGCCCGACGGCGTGCGCGTCGAACGGCACGGGGTCGCCGTCGACGTGCCGGTCGCGACCTACCATGCGGCGCGCCCCGACCCGGTCGCCGCTGTCGAGGCGGCGCACCTGGCCCGCCTGGCCCGGCATCACCCCCAGCTCGGGCACCGATTCGCCGCCCTTGTGGACCCGGAACTGACCGCCACCGGCGCCCGGGTGGTGCCGGTCGCCGTCGATGCCGACGGGCTGACCCTGCGGGCGGAGACGGCGCACCGGCACCACGACGTCCGCCTACCGTTCCGCGTTCGGGTCACCGACGAGGCGGCGCTCGACCGGGAGCTGCGGCGGCTGCTGCCGGGCATGGCGGTCACCCCCGACGAGTAG
- a CDS encoding AraC family transcriptional regulator, with translation MDPLEDVLALVGATSHVSAAMSAGGRWAIRFDPPAGVKFNAVRYGTCLLRVDGVPEPVVLAEGDCFLLTSPRGFTLASDPDAPPEPAGPIFTAAVDGVARVGAGDDVFLVGGAFSFTERARALLLDGLPPVIHVPAARPEAATVSWAIREIDTELRAAPLGGTLVAEHLALVMLIRMLRLHLARGGGSGWLAGLADPVLAAALRAMHARPAHPWTVAELARVATVSRSTLAARFKEVVGQGPLEYLTGWRIELAADRIRRSEDTLATIARAVGYGSESALSVAFKRTTGLSPRAYRSRVGTAG, from the coding sequence GTGGATCCGCTGGAGGACGTGCTCGCGCTCGTCGGCGCGACCAGCCACGTGTCCGCGGCCATGTCGGCCGGCGGCCGCTGGGCGATCCGCTTCGACCCGCCGGCCGGAGTGAAGTTCAACGCCGTCCGGTACGGCACCTGCCTGCTGCGGGTCGACGGCGTGCCCGAGCCGGTCGTGCTGGCCGAGGGCGACTGCTTCCTGCTGACCAGCCCTCGGGGTTTCACCCTGGCCAGCGACCCGGACGCGCCGCCCGAACCGGCCGGGCCCATCTTCACGGCAGCCGTCGACGGCGTGGCCCGGGTCGGCGCGGGAGACGACGTGTTCCTGGTCGGTGGTGCGTTCTCCTTCACCGAGCGCGCCCGCGCCCTGCTGCTGGACGGCCTGCCGCCCGTCATCCACGTGCCCGCCGCGAGGCCGGAGGCCGCGACCGTGAGCTGGGCGATCAGGGAGATCGACACCGAACTGCGGGCGGCGCCGCTGGGCGGCACGCTGGTGGCCGAGCACCTCGCCCTGGTCATGCTGATCCGGATGCTGCGCCTACACCTCGCCCGGGGCGGTGGCTCCGGCTGGCTGGCCGGCCTGGCCGACCCGGTGCTCGCCGCCGCGCTGCGGGCGATGCACGCCCGCCCCGCCCACCCCTGGACCGTGGCCGAGCTGGCCCGGGTCGCCACGGTCTCCCGTTCGACGCTGGCCGCGCGGTTCAAGGAGGTCGTCGGCCAGGGTCCGCTGGAGTACCTGACCGGCTGGCGGATCGAGCTCGCCGCCGACCGGATCCGCCGCAGCGAGGACACCCTGGCCACCATCGCCCGGGCGGTCGGATACGGCTCGGAGAGCGCGCTCAGCGTGGCCTTCAAGCGCACCACCGGCCTGTCGCCGCGCGCCTACCGCAGCCGAGTCGGCACGGCCGGCTAA
- a CDS encoding DUF1540 domain-containing protein, which produces MKTLLQMPAVRECAAVTCSFNDGGCHAPAVTVATAGDAASCATFVESSVRGGIAEITGSVGACARTDCTYNTNLACTAPSVQVGSGATASDCLTYQPA; this is translated from the coding sequence ATGAAGACCCTTTTGCAGATGCCCGCCGTGCGCGAATGCGCTGCCGTCACGTGCAGCTTCAACGACGGTGGCTGTCACGCCCCGGCCGTGACCGTCGCCACGGCCGGCGACGCGGCCTCCTGCGCCACGTTCGTCGAGTCGTCGGTTCGCGGGGGCATCGCGGAGATCACCGGCAGCGTCGGCGCGTGTGCCCGCACCGACTGCACCTACAACACCAACCTGGCCTGCACGGCGCCCTCCGTCCAGGTCGGCTCGGGTGCCACGGCCAGCGACTGCCTGACCTACCAACCGGCCTGA
- a CDS encoding ABC transporter substrate-binding protein, with the protein MRRPAKRYAIAVAAASTVLAVLAGCGTADPESPSGGATDGAPIPVKLQLQWFFQAQFAGYIAAVDKGFYAEQGLDVTLLEGGVDIVPQTVLAQGRADFAVSWVPKALASREQGAQITNVGQIFQRSGTYQVSFADSGITSAADLRGKKVGNWGFGNEFELFAGMTKAGLDPGRDVTLVQQQFDMQALLRRDIDAAQAMSYNEYAQLLEAMNPATNALYRPEDFTVIDWNDAGTAMLQDAVWANTEKLGDAAYQETTVKFLTGTIKGWIHCRDNPEECRDLVVARGAKLGASHQLWQTNETNKLIWPSPAGIGMIDETAWKQTVDLSLTTKNQDGQTVLTTQPEGEAYTNEYVTKALDALKEEGLDVAGAGFTPATVTLNPGGA; encoded by the coding sequence ATGAGAAGACCCGCAAAACGGTACGCCATCGCCGTCGCCGCCGCATCGACCGTGCTGGCCGTGCTGGCCGGCTGCGGTACGGCCGACCCCGAATCACCCTCCGGTGGCGCGACGGACGGCGCCCCCATCCCGGTCAAGCTGCAGTTGCAGTGGTTCTTCCAGGCCCAGTTCGCCGGCTACATCGCGGCGGTCGACAAGGGCTTCTACGCCGAGCAGGGGCTCGACGTGACGCTGCTGGAGGGCGGCGTCGACATCGTGCCGCAGACCGTGCTCGCGCAGGGTCGGGCCGACTTCGCCGTCTCCTGGGTGCCGAAGGCGCTCGCCTCCCGGGAGCAGGGCGCGCAGATCACCAACGTGGGTCAGATCTTCCAGCGCTCCGGCACCTACCAGGTCAGCTTCGCCGACAGCGGCATCACCTCGGCGGCGGACCTGCGGGGCAAGAAGGTCGGCAACTGGGGGTTCGGCAACGAGTTCGAGCTCTTCGCCGGGATGACGAAGGCCGGGCTCGACCCGGGCCGGGACGTCACCCTGGTACAGCAGCAGTTCGACATGCAGGCCCTGCTGCGCCGGGACATCGACGCCGCCCAGGCGATGAGCTACAACGAGTACGCCCAACTGCTGGAGGCGATGAACCCGGCGACCAACGCGCTCTACCGGCCGGAGGACTTCACGGTCATCGACTGGAACGACGCCGGCACCGCCATGCTCCAGGACGCGGTCTGGGCCAACACCGAGAAGCTGGGGGACGCCGCGTACCAGGAGACGACGGTGAAGTTCCTGACCGGCACGATCAAGGGCTGGATCCACTGTCGGGACAACCCCGAGGAGTGCCGCGACCTCGTCGTCGCCCGCGGCGCGAAGCTCGGCGCGAGTCACCAGCTCTGGCAGACCAACGAGACCAACAAGCTGATCTGGCCGTCGCCCGCCGGCATCGGCATGATCGACGAGACCGCCTGGAAGCAGACGGTCGACCTCTCGCTGACCACGAAGAACCAGGACGGGCAGACGGTGCTCACCACGCAGCCGGAGGGTGAGGCGTACACCAACGAGTACGTGACGAAGGCGCTCGACGCACTCAAGGAGGAGGGCCTCGACGTCGCCGGCGCGGGCTTCACCCCGGCGACCGTGACGCTGAACCCCGGCGGCGCGTAA
- a CDS encoding ABC transporter ATP-binding protein produces the protein MSDAGSVELRGVGKTFSGGRGDEVVALTGVDLAIEPGEFISLIGPSGCGKSTLLRLVADLIAPTTGSVTVAGKPARQARLDQEYGIVFQQAGLFEWRTVRRNVELPLELRGVGRAQRKDRAAEMLDLVGLADFAGHHPAQLSGGMQQRVAIARALAVHPPLLLMDEPFGALDEMTRERLQGELLRICAETGTTTIFVTHSIPEAVFLSDRVVVMSARPGQITDVVAVDLGPRTEQTRQSPGFFAGITDVRRALRGEGT, from the coding sequence GTGAGTGACGCGGGATCTGTCGAGTTGCGGGGCGTCGGCAAGACGTTCAGCGGTGGCCGCGGCGACGAGGTGGTCGCGCTCACCGGCGTCGACCTCGCCATCGAGCCCGGCGAGTTCATCTCCCTGATCGGCCCCTCCGGCTGCGGCAAGAGCACCCTGCTGCGGTTGGTGGCCGACCTCATCGCGCCGACCACCGGCAGCGTGACCGTCGCCGGCAAGCCGGCCCGGCAGGCCCGCCTCGACCAGGAGTACGGCATCGTCTTCCAGCAGGCCGGGCTCTTCGAGTGGCGCACCGTGCGGCGCAACGTGGAGCTGCCGCTGGAACTGCGCGGCGTGGGCCGGGCGCAGCGGAAGGATCGGGCGGCGGAGATGCTGGACCTGGTCGGGCTCGCCGACTTCGCCGGTCACCATCCCGCCCAGCTCTCCGGCGGCATGCAGCAGCGGGTGGCGATCGCCCGGGCGCTCGCCGTACACCCGCCGTTGCTGTTGATGGACGAGCCGTTCGGGGCGCTGGACGAGATGACCCGGGAACGGTTGCAGGGTGAGCTGCTGCGGATCTGCGCGGAGACCGGCACCACCACCATCTTCGTCACCCACTCGATCCCGGAGGCCGTCTTCCTCTCCGACCGGGTGGTGGTGATGTCGGCCCGGCCCGGCCAGATCACCGACGTGGTCGCCGTCGACCTCGGGCCCCGCACCGAACAGACCCGCCAGTCGCCGGGCTTCTTCGCCGGCATCACCGACGTCCGCAGGGCGTTGCGTGGGGAGGGGACATGA
- a CDS encoding DUF2071 domain-containing protein has product MDVEPVTALAPRGVRRSILVQGWHDLAFLHWPVRPESVAPLLPAGTRPDLLDGVSYVGLIAFRMVGVGLLGGPGLPYLGTFCETNVRLYSVDAAGRRGVVFRSLEAARLLPVLVARASLRLPYMWSRMRLERDGDVYTYTCRRRWPGPRGVGGRMVVRAGAAIAEPSPLEHFLTARWGLHVRAHGRTIYLPNVHPPWPLRRAELCHLDDGLVAAAGLPAPDGPPVSVLFSPGVAVRFGPAAPRLRV; this is encoded by the coding sequence GTGGACGTGGAACCGGTAACCGCGCTGGCGCCCCGGGGCGTCCGCCGGTCGATCCTGGTGCAGGGCTGGCACGATCTCGCCTTCCTGCACTGGCCGGTCCGTCCGGAGTCGGTCGCGCCGCTGCTGCCGGCCGGCACCCGGCCCGATCTGCTCGACGGCGTCAGCTACGTCGGTCTGATCGCGTTCCGGATGGTCGGCGTCGGGCTCCTCGGCGGGCCGGGACTGCCGTACCTCGGCACCTTCTGCGAGACCAACGTCCGGCTCTACTCCGTCGACGCCGCCGGCCGGCGCGGGGTGGTGTTCCGTTCCTTGGAGGCCGCCCGGCTGCTGCCGGTCCTGGTCGCCCGGGCAAGCCTGCGGCTGCCGTACATGTGGTCGCGGATGCGCCTGGAACGCGACGGCGACGTCTACACCTACACCTGCCGACGGCGTTGGCCCGGGCCGCGCGGCGTCGGTGGACGGATGGTGGTCCGGGCCGGTGCGGCGATTGCCGAGCCGAGCCCGTTGGAACACTTCCTGACCGCCCGATGGGGCCTGCACGTACGGGCCCACGGCCGAACGATCTACCTGCCGAACGTTCATCCACCGTGGCCGCTGCGCCGGGCGGAGCTGTGCCACCTCGACGACGGACTCGTGGCGGCGGCCGGGCTTCCCGCCCCCGACGGGCCCCCGGTCAGCGTGCTCTTCTCGCCGGGCGTCGCGGTGCGCTTCGGCCCTGCCGCCCCGCGCCTGCGGGTGTGA